TTTTCGAAAGAAACAAAATCTGACATTATGACCACGCTTTCCACAGAAGTGGCATCCGTTTCCTCGTCGTGTAGTAGCAGTCTTCTTTAGGTTCTCTCCTTTCTGATTATTAATCTGCACCTTCGTCGTGgtttgaatttctttttcatTCGAACTCCCTTTCACAAACACTGTTTCTTCCGCAGATTTGGAAGTGCCTCCTTGAAAACCTAATCCCCAGTTACTGCTAGGACACTGACCAAAGGTGAGAAGTTGATCTAGAGTTGTTGTACCAGTCGTGAGCATTCTTACTTTCTTGAGATTGTCAGCGAGTTGATTCTCAAGTAATTTGCTCTTGTCCATCTCCTTGGTTAGTAGCTCATTCAGACAATTCATCTTCAGCTCAATCTGCTTTTGAACCCTCTCTTGTTCAGTCATCGCTCGTTTCAACGATAGCAGTTCTTGGTCTGAGTTCTTGAGGATAGACAACTCAGTAGCTTGTTCAGAAGGTTTCTCCAATTCCAGAATATTCATCTGAGCTTTCAGCATTGCCTTATCTTTGAGTAGTTGTAGATTCTCATGACTGAGTTCAGCAAACTTGTCGAACAGAGACTTGTATTCTGATTCAAGATCGTTGTTGAGATCATCTTCATCCTCTTCCACGCCTGAATCTAGttttggttcttcttctttgctgacaAGTGCCATAAAGTTTAGATGAAGCTCATCTCTGTCGCTGTCACTCTCCGACTCTGTATCACTGAAACACATAAGTGAATTGTCCTTTTTCAGATTATTGGGACATTCACTTCGAGTGTGTCCAAATCCCTTGCAGTCAATACACTTGAGCTCTTTGCGTTTAGCTAGTGGACACTCATTGCGAAAGTGTCCATACCCTTCACACTCATGACATTGCAACTCCTTCTTCTTAGAGTTCTTCGAGTCTTGCCTGGTGTTTTGAGAGTTGCTTCGATCTGAGTCGTTCCTCTGAAATCGTGAGTTTGATCTGTTCCCTCCTTTATCCATTCGCTTAATGAATTTGTTGAAGTTTCGAGCCATAAGTCCCAAGTTTTCTTCTATCTTTGTGACTCGGTCCTGTTCGTTTGAGTCAGATACAAAGGCGATGCTCTTTTGAGAATTTGAAGTTCGATTGGATTTCTCCAGGTCATGAACCTTCAAGATACCAGATAATTGATCAAATTTCATTTCATCTGTATTGACAGCTATATCCAGTACTGCCTTGTAAGCTTCAAACCGTGGAGGCAGACATCTTAACAGTTTTTTCACCAAATCCTTCTCATCATATTTCTTTCCAAGAACCGACGCTTCACTGGCAAGTTCACTGATCTTGGATATgaatccatcaattggttcatCATCAGTCATGCGGAGATTTTCAAACTTTGAAGCTAAGTGATCGATCCTTGTTCTTCGCACGCTAGTATTTCCTTCAAAGTGGTTGGTCAAAATATCCCAAGCttccttagcagactcacatCCCTGGATTATTTTGAACTGATCCAGATCTACTGAAGAGAAGATTGTAGTAAGAGCTTTGGAGTTGAATTTGGATGCTGCCTTTTCAGGATCAGTCCACTGATTCTTTGGTTTTGGAGCAAGAGTTTTGTCATCAGTCATCATCGTAGGCACATACCACCCTTCTTCTACTGCAGTCCACGCATCCTCGTCAATTCCTCTGATCAACTGTCGCATCCTTGCCTTCCAATGACCAAAGTTGCAGCTGTCCAGCATAATGGGTTTATGAATTCCGAATAGTTCCTTCATGGTGTCCATGAAATCCGCAGGATCTCAACCTGTTAGTAGTGTATGATACCACAGAGGTttcccgctctgataccaaatgaaaGTTCAGGGACTACCAGATATAAGAACTAAAACACAAGATACCAAGAACACTTTCTTGTATATTAGAAATCTGTTAAACAATCTTCCTAGATCTGTTTAATCCGAATTACTCTCAGTCACACACGACTAGAGACGGACCAATTCCTAATCTATCAAAACAGAAAGCACGAGCTACACCTTCAAGTACTCGTATTTCTTAAGCTCTCAAGAACAAACCTCTTGCTCTAGCTTTTCAATCAATAAACGGCTGACAACGATATCCACAAAGTAATCAGGTTATATACCCTTAACACAATACCCTAGTTGCCTAAATATTGTGATAAGCCCAAATCTTCCAAATCTTCTTTGCTTCACGCCAAAGTAACATCTTGGAACCAATGAGATATTGACACGTCATCATCTCATAACCGACTTGTAACAACAAGTCACACTTCCTATATTGTGCATAACACATCCTCTGTTTCTCAATCCGACAAGCTGCTTTTCTTGAGCTTACACCATGAACATACATATAAGGGCATGATTAACCTCGGTATTTTAATcggggttcttaactcatgatttgacatttttttaattttttttaattttttttttacacttttcggctaagagatgaactcttatatctcttatttaagagacggttcttagtttttcttagttaaaatcaaataaaatctaAGAAACGTCTCTTATCCGAAGCTAAGAAGCACAGTTAAGAGAGTGAGGTTAATCATAGTCTATAATACTGTATATGAAGAAAAATGTCAAAAATGAAACCTATTACTAATAGGGTTTAATGcgttaagaaaaagaaaaagaaaaactaagagCATCAGCAATAGTGTCATCTCTCACAAAAGTTTTTTCTCTgtatcccctagactatatttgagaagtgatttgtatatgtgtcatcactacattaactttcacaaaaaaaatgatgacattGATTAAAAGAAATATGACATGACATAAATCTAATTGTGACATGtaaaatttactatatttagatttatgtttttggtaaGATTTCTTAAATATGATAATGATGATTTTCTATATacggatttatatttttggaaaagtttcataatataataataactaataaattttatatcaaaaatattttttctcagtAAATATTCATTTTGATAAGATTTTATGATACCTAATAACTTTTctatatcaattaaaataatatgtttttatatataaataataataacgaatattaaaattttacatcaatatatgaatcatatttttattattaaaataagtgtagtttaaaatatattttatcaacgtatataagttaaattatatattattagaaataatttatatatttacaaatagacatatttaaaaatgataattaaatcccctagactatatttgagaagtgatttgtatatgtgtcatcactacattaattttcacaaaaaaatgatgacattGATTAAAAGAAATATGACATAGCATAAATCTAATTGTAACATGtaaaatttactatatttagatttatgtttttggtaagatttcttaaatataataatgatgATTTTCAATATacggatttatatttttggaaaagtttcataatataataataactaataaattttatatcaaaaatattttttctcagtaaatatttattttggtaagATTTTATGATACCTAATAACTTTTctatatcaattaaaataatatgtttttatatataaataataattacgaatattaaaattttacatcaatatatgcatcataattttattattaaaataagtgtagtttaaaatatattttatcaacctatataagttatttttatttaatgtatatattattagaaataatttatatatttacaaatagacatatttaaaaatgataattaaataaataataatataataaagtaactttataaatttcaattatttttatcaaaagttaaataatGCAAAATTAAAAGGTCAAAGTACACTTGAATAAATCAATGTAAAAACAATTAcgttatggttttattttttaaactaataaaactaaaatataaaaatagaaaattttatttatatatagcctttttaaatattttatatctgCGCATGGCGCAGGAAAACTCctagttatatttatataatttacatttttaattaacatttacATATAAAAGCTCAAGACCAATTATAAATGgagaaaattggaaaaatgagTCGTGGCTGAGTTATCAAATTGGGCTTTGGGTCGCTAGAAGTTTTTATTTGCGGAGTGGCTCGCGACACATTTTAACCCTATGTAAAAGTGCCGTTAAAGTCTATGAACACCCTACTCCAATTGCATATTCACAGAATTGCCACTGAGTTGTTTACACGCTTGAGAGACTCTCTCTCTTACAAAGAAAAATGACCCTTTAGAGCATGCCCATTAGAGGATCAAAAGGGGTTCATGGGCTCGGTTTTTGAGGCCcgtaataattttaaaaattagaaaaagccATAATTTTGGTGAACCGGTTCGTCTGAGTGAACCCGTATGAGATGGGTTCAAGCCACATGTCAACACTTCATTGGAAGGTTGTTTTCGGGTTGACAAAGGCGAAACACGGGTTGCGCGATAgatctttcattttctcttctgTCTAGGGTTTTTTTCTCTCCGAGGCGATTTTCATGCGACGCTGACGCCAGAGCTTTTCTCCATCAAATCGCCGACGGACTGTCTCCTCCACGAGCTCAGGTGAGTATCGAGTACATTGACGGTTTAATAGGGTCGATTCTGGGCTCGAAAGCGATCTCGGGAAATcgaaatcgatttgggggtttgGAGTTAGGGTTCTAAATCGAAAAGGGGGTTTCGATTTATGGTTTTAAATTGTCTTGCGGGTTCGATTAAGGGTTCCTTTATCGGGGATTCGAAATCGGTTTGGGAGTTTCGAGTTAGGGTTCTtaatcgatttgggggtttcgaGCTAGGGTTCTAAATCGATCTGGGGGTTTCGGTTTAGGGTTGTAAATCGTCTTGAGGGTTCTATATAGAGTTCATTTCATAATATTGTTTCGTCATTGTATGTtctaataattttgaattttggttcAGATGGATCCcgcagaagagagaagagagatgaaGAGGCAAAAGGAGTACTACAAGATGGTAGGATACGTTTGTGATTCAGAATACGGGATTCCGAGAAGGTGTCCGTGTGGTTCGACGATCATTGACGAGGTTCGAGGGAAGGAGGACTACGACACCCTTCCTGGGAAGCGTTTCTTCACCTGTAAAAACTACGAGGTAAACGAAATTCTGATTTCTGTTAATCTCTATTAATTATGTTGCACAAACGCAATTATGAATTGTGTTTATTATGTTGTAAACAAGGATGATGGGTTGCATTATCGTCATCCTTGGGTGTTTGGTGTCCAGGAGGAGATCGAAAGGCTTACTACGCGGGTGGAGGAAGCTGAGCAAGTGATCAAGTTGGTGGCGAATCTCAATAAACAGATTGAGACACCGGAGGTTAGTATTTGTGTCCTTTAACGTAGCTAATATTTGTGTCCTTTAACGTAGCCAATTATTATGTCACTAACACAGTTTAATTGATGTTTCCATGTCCAGGAACATGTTCAAATCCTCACTGTCAAGGTTGCTGACCTGGAGAAGGTGTGCTTCGAATGAAAACCAAAGGTCAGATTCAATCTCAAtaactgtttgagtgattgttatCTGAACTAGAACTAAAAGTTAAACTGAACTAGAACTTAAATTGAACTAGAACTTAGACTGAACTAGAACTTAAACTGAAATAGAAGTACACTGAACTAGATCATAATTTATGATGTGATGAATGTTCGAGTTTGTCCTCTAATGTGTAATGAATGCTATCTGTGTTGGTTGGTTGTTGTGATGATTTGCTGTGATGAACTAGAactagtttttcttttaaaaattatccgGTTTGAAGTAGAACTTAAACTGAACTAGAAGTACACTGATTTGATGTGTAATGAATGCTATCTGTGTTGGTTGGTTGCTGTGATGATTTGTTGTGATGAAGTAGATTCATTAATTCTTTCATTAACTATAATGAATGTTTGGTAGTTAGAGTTACTTTAATTGTTCTCTACTATCGAAGCTAAAACTAGTTTATAAACATAGGAAATCCACTAAAGAAAACGCAGACCAACttaaaagaacaaagaaaaacaaatctgAAAACACAAAATGAATCATTTTTCCCTAAACTCTCCCGGGTTCGTTAACCTGTTAGCTTCCCAGAGCAGTAAAACAATAGACTTAGAGTCTTCTGAGGTTCTTAGGTTTAGTAGCCAGAGCTCTGAAGATCCTAAACCAGTGGAAAGGAGAAAGTGGACACCAAAAGAAGACTTGGTGCTCATcagtgcttggttgaacacCAACAAGGATCCCATAGTCAGTAATGAGCAGAAGGCAGGGGCGTTTTGGAAGAGAATAGAGGAGTATTTCAACTCAAGCCCTCAGCTAAGTGGCTTTGCTCCTAGAGAGGCAAGTcaatgtaagcagaggtggggaagAGTGAACGAGCAGGTGTGCAAGTTTGTGGGAAGCTATGAGGCCGCTTTGAAGGAGCAAGCTAGTGGCCAAAACGAGAATGATGTCATGAAGGCAGCCCTTGACATCTTCTTAAATGACTACCAGGTCAAGTTCAGCCTTGAACATGCCTGGAGGGAACTTAGGTTTGATCAGAAATGGAGATCAAACTCTGTGTCCAGAGATGGTGGaaaggagaaaaggaaggaaGCTGCGGAGGTGGTGCCTGACTTGGAAGAGGTTAGGCCTCCTGGTGTTAAGGCTTGCAAAGCAGCCAAACGAAAGAAGCACGGGAGTGAAGCAGCTTTTGATCAAATACAGAGCATGCTTGTTGTGAAACAGAACATATCCAAACAGAAACTCCTTGATCGTCTCCTTgccaaaaatgaaaatgatcTATCTGATACCGAAGTGTCTCTGAAGAACAAACTGATATCTGAAATGCTTTGATCTGGTCTGTTTAACTCGTTAGAGACAATGTTTGCTTGATAGATAGATTTGTTTGTTAAGAACCGTTAGGGTTAATTGAAAACTTGTTTTTGAAGCAAGCATATTTAATTTACTTCcttgttctgttttgttttgcaggtcacgggttgTACTTCTCTACTGGCTACGTTTTGTATTTGCAGGACACGGGAATCTACTGGTTTGTTTCACGGGAAAGTGTAGAATTTTGTTCTTTCTAcacttatttttttcattcacGGATGTAATGTACTGTCTAATGCACTCACGGGTGTATGTATTGTCTTGGTTTATCTGATCTACTCTACTTGTTTCTCTAATGCACTCACGGGTGTAATGCACTCTCTATATATAAACTATGTGTCTCTTTATTTCCCAATTATGCAAcatcttctctctttttatgCCTCTCTTTATATGTATCTCTTTATTTGTCTCTCTACTTCTTCTATAATCTGATGTTCTACCTCTACCTTTCTTTCCAAAACACTTaaccaaatttacaaaaaataaaaaaaacaatgtctGCCTCATCAAGTGATGAAGTAGATGAAATGTTAAATGAAGCTTTTGAAGAAATGTTCGACCAACAAGTTGATAATTTCATCGACTCAATTGTTGATATTCAAGCCAACAAGCCGAAGAgacgagcttatatcgaaagagatCGGGAACAAGGACACAATCAACTATGGAACGACTATTTCAGTGAACATCCTACATATCCACCAGATATGTTTAGGCGGAGTTTttgaatgaacaagccattgttccttcgcattgtcgatCGCTTAAGTAATGAAGTTCCATACTTTGAGCAAAGAAGAAATGCTCACGGAAGGTACGGGCTAtctgcacttcaaaagtgtacagcaGCTATACGTATGCTGGCATATGGTCAATCGGGAGATGCGTATGACGAATATCTCTGACTTGGTGAAAGTACTGCACTTTtatgtttggaaaatttcaCTAATGGGATAATACAattgtttggagatgagtatctaagaagaccTACACCGGAAGATCTTCAACGATTACTCGATTTTGGAGAGGTACGCGGGTTTCCAGAGATGATAggcagcatcgactgtatgcattgggagtggaaaaactgcccaacgGCTTGGAGAGGGCAGTACACACGTGGTTCAGCaaagccgacaattgtcttagaggcTGTGGCATCAcatgatctttggatatggcacgcatgTTTTGGATTACCAGGTACTCTCAACGAtattaatgttcttgatcggtcaccagtttttgatgatattttacaaggtcgagctcctAAAGTTAAATTCAAGGTCAACGGCCACAATTATCGTATCCCGTACTACCTTACCGACGGAATCTATCCgaaatggtcaacatttatccaatccatcccactttctcaaggtcctaaagcaaAGCTATTTGCTGAACGTCAAGAATCCgtcagaaaagatgtcgaacgtgcttttggagtattgcaatcgAGGTTTGCAATAGTTAAAAACCCAGCTCGACTATGGGACAAGGAAAAGATAGTTAGGATTATGAGAACTTGTGTCATactgcacaatatgatagtagagaacGAACGAGACGGATACACTCTGTTTGATACATCTGACTTCGTAGCAGGAGACTCAAGCAGAAGTTCCCAGGTTGATTTCTCGTACTCTACGGACACCCCATCCTATATCAGTAATATGCTTCCCATTCGCAATCAAATTCGGGATCAACAGATACATGatcgtttgaaagctgatttagcTGAAAATATATGGCAAAAGTTTGGTAATCTAGATGAATAATATTTGTATGTTCATGAATTTTCATTGTGttgaataaaaaattttaaaaaatattaaaaatattttttataattcttaagAACCTCATCTTCAGGTTCACCAATGGAAGAGCAAAATAAATACAGGTTCATCACTATTCATGACCCCACcagaaatatatttaaaaatttctatGAACCCCAAGAGGGGTTCACTAATGGGGATGCTATTAGTATCCCACGATCCAAAGATGGTATGTCACTCTCTGCTCACCCTCTTCACTCCTCTTCATCTCACAAGCTCAGACTCGTTGTGCCCTTGTCTCAATTCATCTCTTCGTAGTGTGCGAGCTTGAACCAAAGGCTGTAGCCGCTGTGCTATGTCGTCGCCTCAGTTCCTCCTCCGTTGCGGATGCAGTCGGGGAGCTCGTCCCACGGTGGTCATCAAGTTGTCACGCCTCCTTCTCTATCAAGTTGTCAGACAATTCTTCTCTCCGCTGCATTTCTTCCATCTCTCGAAGACTCTTAACTCTTTTTCGAGCTCTCAGATCTCCTCCACAACCTCCGGTGAGCCTCGTCAACAGCTCGTCCCATGGTGTTCATCAAGTCGTCGCCTCTCCTGATCAGTGCCTCTGAGACGCAAGCTTCTCTCCGCCGCATAACCGTGAACCCACGCCATCGTCGACTCCAAACTCAGATCTGTGTCGAGTCTCTCATTATTTATGTCTAGGTCCCTTcacttttatcatttttaatgtGTCCCTCAAATTTCTTATTTTGCAAAATTGCTTTTCAAGTTAGCTCCAAATTTTTAATTGTGCAACCAACCCCTGTTACTAGGCCTGGGATTTTTGTCCGAACCGAATGGGCCGAACCGGACCGAAccagttttttcggttttcggttcggttcaattcggtatggttttgaaaattgattcggttttcggttcagttcggtttttgattttcaaaaaaaaaacaaaaattttaaaaaccgaaaataacccaaaatacccgaaaataaccgaaaacccgaaccgaaaataacCAAATAACTCAAAAATAACCGAATTTAACCGAAAATATCCGAATATTTTGGAAAAATTATACCAAAATAACCGAAAATTTAAAACTTcggttatttttgaaaataaaattgaaaaccgAAATAAACCGataactgaaccgaaccgaaccgaaatttcaTTCGGTTTATTTCggaattgtttttaaaaactttggttaaccgaaaaccgacggttcggttcggttcggtttcggaaaACCGAAGTCGTAGGCCTACCTGTTACATACAAATATCTATGTAAATGCGATACAAATACATAActaatatcatttattttttatttatttaaccaaGTTTGACCATTTCAGAATTTGTTGACATTTTGTATTGTATGTTCATATAAACAATATAattgatattatattataaaaattacataaacaaaatagtttttgtattttcatataaacAATATAACCGATGAATATTAATAAGGTGTTAAACTATGATATTATAACATTTAcacataaacaaaatattttttgttatttataaaaatataaaaaaattatttccaaTATCTAACTATAAAAAATGTTATCTTAacgttattaatttatagagtatattGTTGATATTTGAATGAAATATGcaattttcaacaaaaaagCTTACACCAAACACTAAGTAAAATTGGTAAGTTTTAACTcaacatt
The window above is part of the Brassica napus cultivar Da-Ae chromosome C3, Da-Ae, whole genome shotgun sequence genome. Proteins encoded here:
- the LOC125583080 gene encoding glutathione S-transferase T3-like; translation: MNHFSLNSPGFVNLLASQSSKTIDLESSEVLRFSSQSSEDPKPVERRKWTPKEDLVLISAWLNTNKDPIVSNEQKAGAFWKRIEEYFNSSPQLSGFAPREASQCKQRWGRVNEQVCKFVGSYEAALKEQASGQNENDVMKAALDIFLNDYQVKFSLEHAWRELRFDQKWRSNSVSRDGGKEKRKEAAEVVPDLEEVRPPGVKACKAAKRKKHGSEAAFDQIQSMLVVKQNISKQKLLDRLLAKNENDLSDTEVSLKNKLISEML